TTGAAAGCATAGAAGCATCTCCTGATCTTATGTGGCTGCTTCGATATGCCTCCTTTGTTACACCATAATAGACTGGTTTACTGCCTGAAAATGTGATGAAGTTCCAACCAAAAACCGAACCACCCACAATGTAGCTTCCTGGTAGCTGGCTGCTGACAAATGATTTCTTATCTGGGATGTAATGAGTCCATTTTGCACTAGGCAGTTGTTTTTCAACAGAGCATCTAGGTTGAACCTGCTGTGTTGGCAAtccatctttgttttctttctcagGCAGCCTGGCATGGGGCGAATGCTGTTGATGTTCTGATGCAAACTTCTTCTGTGTTCCAGTATCCATGGTCATTTGTTTGTTTAGAGCCATGAGAAGCCTCACCTCTGCAAGTTGCATGTAAAATGTATTATATTAGACATGCTTTGTACACAAAACTTGCAAAGCTTTCAGTTGACTTACCGTATAAATAGGAAAACCAAGCAAACAATCAATCCTACTTTTTCATGCTAAATAATGTCAAAGAAATTGTGCAGCTAAAAGTTAGTTACAAGTGGATTTTCTGATAAAGAGACATTATCCAGAGTAAACCCATGAAAAACGTTGACTAGAAGGTGAGTCCAAGCATGGATGATAGGCGAAATTGAAGAACCAAGTAAATCTTTAACTGTGAATGCCGTTCTTTCATATTCATCCAAGTACATGGGATGTAATTATCATAAAAAAAGAACTCACGTTTTTGAATCTCATCAGCTGCTTTACAGTTCCGAAAATCAGGTGTTTGAAGAACCTGCATATAAATATTGATCTTTCAAACAGTCGATAATTCAAAAGTAGACAGAGAATTCAAAAACCAGAAATGGAACTGATCATATAAATCTTCTCAGGCAGTTATCAGAAATACCATAATGCATCAAAGAATCCATCAACCAAGAGATCAAAATATTTCCCTAAGCAAAGATTTCTATTTGCTACATATTCTATCATGCGTATATTCCAAATAGGTACTCTTCTTTACACCGTAAATCAAATAAGCATCAATGCCTAGCCATTAATTTCTCAAGCAAGTATATCCTGCTCCTAAAACCAACCAGGTTATGCAGCAGCCTCTAGTTTTCCCAGCATACAATCACCAATCACCCGTAAACCACTATTTACAATCTAAAAACATCCACCATATAACCGAGCTCTGGATATGCAATTGTAGTAAAGTGATTACTTGGGCCCTAGAACAAGTTTTGATTATTTGCAAATAATGATAGGCAAGAAGTATAGAGGTGTACTAGTGCTATTAAATGGTCCAACTCAAACCCAACTAGGCCTGGTCTA
This portion of the Rosa chinensis cultivar Old Blush chromosome 1, RchiOBHm-V2, whole genome shotgun sequence genome encodes:
- the LOC112182569 gene encoding uncharacterized protein LOC112182569, whose product is MEDPKSKRVESRKPHMTTITPPPHGASPPQKPTCLPRQNQTQKQTDVKKRKLSNTNTNTEKDSPYFKIRALLQQLRPHFIEVLQTPDFRNCKAADEIQKQVRLLMALNKQMTMDTGTQKKFASEHQQHSPHARLPEKENKDGLPTQQVQPRCSVEKQLPSAKWTHYIPDKKSFVSSQLPGSYIVGGSVFGWNFITFSGSKPVYYGVTKEAYRSSHIRSGDASMLSTDGSFGQGRPSM